Proteins from a single region of Alloscardovia omnicolens:
- a CDS encoding aminotransferase class I/II-fold pyridoxal phosphate-dependent enzyme translates to MLAFHNDYHAGAHPRVLDALVRTNGQAQNGYGEDEYCSSARNKIRQAICDSSADIFFLAGGTQTNQIVIDTMLQPWQGVISADTGHISVHEAGAIEYSGHKVLTIPSAQGLMNPSDIRNYVADFYRDPNHEHMVFPGMVYLSYPSEYGTLYSPEQLRTIRAVCDEFDMRLFIDGARLAYALGSEDEHMSLAEIAQIADAFYIGGTKAGALLGEAVVFPRGSAPAHFGTQIKQHGALLAQGRVLGVQFDALFTDNLYENIGKEANRLAQRLVQVMRKHGFEQYMDSPTNQQFFVMNEEQFTRLKACATVSLWEPPHDGRYIVRLVTSWDTTEEMINELDTALK, encoded by the coding sequence ATGCTCGCTTTTCACAATGATTATCACGCTGGCGCACACCCACGTGTTCTGGACGCTTTAGTGCGCACAAATGGTCAAGCACAAAATGGGTATGGTGAGGACGAGTATTGTAGCAGTGCACGCAATAAAATTCGTCAAGCTATATGCGATAGTTCAGCAGATATATTCTTTCTTGCTGGAGGCACGCAAACCAATCAGATTGTTATTGATACCATGCTTCAACCATGGCAAGGTGTTATATCCGCTGACACCGGTCATATAAGCGTGCATGAAGCCGGAGCAATTGAATATAGCGGTCATAAAGTTCTGACCATACCTAGTGCGCAAGGCTTAATGAATCCATCAGATATTCGTAACTATGTTGCAGATTTCTATCGTGATCCTAATCATGAGCATATGGTTTTTCCAGGCATGGTGTATCTGAGCTATCCGTCTGAATATGGAACTTTATACTCGCCAGAGCAGCTGCGCACTATTCGCGCTGTATGTGATGAATTTGATATGCGCTTATTTATTGATGGCGCACGTTTAGCCTATGCATTGGGATCTGAAGATGAGCATATGAGTCTTGCTGAGATTGCACAGATTGCAGACGCTTTCTATATTGGTGGAACAAAAGCGGGCGCATTGTTGGGAGAAGCTGTTGTTTTCCCACGCGGCTCAGCTCCAGCTCATTTCGGCACACAGATTAAACAGCATGGAGCATTATTAGCTCAAGGCAGAGTATTGGGAGTCCAATTTGATGCTCTCTTTACCGATAATCTGTATGAGAATATCGGTAAAGAGGCGAATCGATTGGCGCAGCGACTTGTACAGGTTATGCGTAAACATGGCTTCGAACAGTATATGGATAGCCCTACAAACCAGCAATTCTTTGTGATGAATGAAGAACAATTCACACGCTTAAAAGCGTGCGCTACGGTCAGTTTATGGGAGCCACCTCATGATGGGCGTTATATTGTGCGACTTGTCACGAGTTGGGATACCACCGAAGAGATGATTAATGAGCTTGACACTGCCTTGAAATAA